A genomic stretch from Primulina huaijiensis isolate GDHJ02 chromosome 14, ASM1229523v2, whole genome shotgun sequence includes:
- the LOC140957681 gene encoding probable CoA ligase CCL7 yields MSTSLIYGKDGIYRSPRPPISLPKDPTMSMIPFLFRDISALSKIPALVDAETGLNLTFSDLRTQVFKLSLALLNLKISKNDVVLILSPNSVLFPVCFLAILSIGAIAAPANPQYTVNELTKQVRDLNPRLIITVHELYDKIKNFGLPCVMLSPKSSTFTDRTTNSPILYFQELMKSDDTSKVQTWPSVLQTDAAAILYSSGTTGTSKGVVLTHRNFIASALMTTSDQETFNDSKNVFLCFLPMFHVFGLSTILYAQLQRGNTVVVMARYEIEKVLMAVETYEVTHLYVVPPVIVAFVKQSEIVMRYDVSCLREIGTGAAPLGKDVMEGCAKIFPQAALYQGYGMTETCGVISVESKKATTSRHSGSTGVLDPGVEAQIIDIHAMKPLPPSKTGEIQIRGLNVMQGYFKNQKATSETIDDQGWLRTGDLGYFDEEGQLFVVDRIKELIKCNGFQVAPAELEELLLSHPKIKDAAVIGLADAEAGEVPIAYVVPSFINSLAEDEVKKFVAQQVAPFKRLRKVVFVDEIPKSSSGKILRRELRQKLISKL; encoded by the exons ATGTCAACATCTTTGATCTATGGCAAAGATGGAATTTACAGATCCCCGAGGCCTCCCATTTCCCTCCCCAAAGATCCCACGATGTCTATGATCCCATTTCTCTTCAGAGATATTTCTGCGCTTTCGAAAATCCCTGCACTTGTTGATGCTGAAACTGGACTTAATTTGACATTTTCTGATCTCAGAACACAAGTTTTCAAGCTCTCACTAGCCCTTCTGAATCTCAAGATCTCCAAGAATGATGTAGTTCTAATATTGTCCCCGAATTCGGTCCTATTCCCTGTCTGTTTCTTGGCAATCTTGTCCATTGGTGCCATAGCTGCCCCAGCTAATCCACAGTATACCGTCAATGAGCTAACCAAACAAGTCCGTGACTTGAACCCGAGACTTATCATCACAGTCCATGAACTCTATGATAAGATCAAGAATTTCGGTCTTCCTTGTGTTATGTTAAGTCCCAAGTCTTCAACTTTCACTGATAGGACAACAAATAGTCCAATTTTGTATTTTCAAGAGTTGATGAAATCTGATGATACATCCAAAGTACAAACATGGCCATCGGTTTTACAAACTGATGCTGCAGCCATTTTGTATTCCTCCGGTACAACAGGAACGAGCAAAGGCGTCGTTCTAACACACAGGAACTTCATTGCCTCGGCCTTGATGACCACATCAGATCAAGAAACGTTTAACGATTCAAAGAACGTGTTTTTGTGCTTTCTCCCTATGTTTCACGTATTTGGCCTGTCGACTATTCTATATGCACAGCTGCAGAGAGGTAATACAGTGGTCGTTATGGCACGTTATGAGATCGAGAAAGTGTTGATGGCTGTGGAGACGTATGAGGTGACACATTTGTATGTTGTGCCCCCGGTGATTGTAGCGTTTGTTAAACAGAGTGAGATCGTCATGCGGTACGATGTTTCATGCTTAAGAGAGATCGGTACGGGTGCTGCACCTTTGGGAAAGGATGTGATGGAAGGGTGTGCTAAAATTTTCCCACAAGCTGCTTTATATCAG GGCTATGGCATGACAGAAACATGTGGGGTAATTTCAGTAGAGAGTAAAAAAGCCACGACCTCTCGCCACTCCGGTTCCACCGGAGTTCTTGATCCAGGAGTTGAAGCTCAAATAATCGATATACATGCAATGAAACCTCTCCCACCTTCCAAGACAGGGGAAATTCAGATTCGTGGGCTAAATGTAATGCAAG GTTACTTCAAGAACCAAAAGGCGACCTCTGAAACTATAGATGATCAAGGTTGGTTACGCACCGGAGATCTCGGCTATTTTGATGAGGAGGGACAACTTTTTGTTGTGGACCGCATAAAAGAGCTTATTAAATGTAATGGATTTCAG GTTGCACCAGCAGAGCTAGAAGAGTTGCTTCTTAGCCATCCTAAAATAAAAGACGCTGCTGTTATTGG GTTAGCAGATGCTGAAGCTGGTGAGGTCCCAATTGCCTATGTTGTCCCATCATTTATCAACTCACTCGCGGAAGACGAGGTCAAGAAATTTGTAGCACAACAG GTTGCACCTTTCAAAAGATTGAGGAAAGTGGTATTTGTCGATGAAATCCCAAAGTCGTCCTCTGGAAAGATTTTGAGAAGGGAACTTAGGCAAAAATTGATATCTAAACTGTAA
- the LOC140957160 gene encoding probable RNA-dependent RNA polymerase 2: MYLCLQTGAPADMPRFLKLREFPDFIERWEKPMYISQGALGKLYRATIQVVQQTKQNKTTSRPIRSWLADAYDPDLIVDGYENFPKAAKSHKEQYIDKMGSLMNYYGADSEVEILTGERVVVHKFTGNN, encoded by the coding sequence ATGTACCTTTGTCTCCAAACGGGAGCACCAGCCGATATGCCCAGATTCCTGAAGCTACGAGAATTCCCCGATTTCATTGAGAGGTGGGAGAAGCCAATGTATATATCCCAAGGTGCTTTAGGCAAGCTTTATCGAGCCACCATTCAGGTTGTTCAACAAACAAAGCAAAACAAAACAACGAGCCGTCCCATAAGATCTTGGCTGGCTGATGCTTACGATCCTGATCTCATAGTAGATGGTTACGAAAACTTTCCCAAAGCCGCAAAAAGCCACAAAGAACAGTACATAGATAAAATGGGCTCACTGATGAACTACTACGGAGCCGATAGCGAAGTTGAGATATTGACAGGTGAAAGGGTTGTTGTGCATAAATTTACAGGAAACAATTAA
- the LOC140957161 gene encoding uncharacterized protein has protein sequence MEGGGFSRQNVEPVHDFPMNVHQKRRLCLFFRRNTYDYESRPAVGVSWWQKIRPSLEEIRAGNSILALGLDALNRIREWSEILAGPRWKTFIRRFNRDRQSSKHLNFHYDPLSYAMNFDEGPGQNGRFDDDGEDRYFSRNFSSRYAKGSMDLGKGGPSTV, from the coding sequence ATGGAGGGTGGTGGATTCTCGCGCCAAAATGTGGAGCCAGTCCATGATTTTCCTATGAACGTCCACCAGAAGCGCCGATTGTGTTTATTTTTCCGAAGGAACACCTACGATTACGAATCCCGCCCCGCCGTCGGGGTATCATGGTGGCAGAAGATACGGCCGTCGCTGGAGGAGATCCGTGCAGGGAACTCGATCTTGGCCCTTGGACTGGACGCGCTGAACAGAATCCGCGAGTGGTCGGAGATCCTGGCGGGTCCGAGATGGAAGACCTTCATCCGCCGTTTCAACCGGGACAGACAAAGCAGCAAGCACTTGAATTTCCACTACGACCCGCTGAGCTACGCCATGAATTTCGATGAGGGGCCGGGGCAGAACGGTCGTTTCGACGACGACGGGGAGGATAGATACTTCTCGCGGAACTTCTCGTCCAGGTACGCCAAGGGTTCCATGGATCTCGGCAAGGGCGGGCCTAGCACCGTTTAA
- the LOC140957918 gene encoding uncharacterized protein isoform X3 produces MQLEIPLTRRQCFFLLSAGSLSHFFLDHLFEENGHSTMYTWILSTGWWKSRAPINPDAVVVIAVLCTILICGFIYINSRLKPLESLRKRTERSTRLTLIVAIVYCLWCAIQVYLVKPPRPAVGEEADLGVLVFLGIYFFLPQWLCILSMNPKEFQDSTEQLPL; encoded by the exons atGCAACTGGAG ATACCGCTAACGAGGAGACAGTGCTTCTTCTTGTTATCTGCGGGATCATTATCGCATTTTTTCTTGGATCACTTGTTTGAG GAGAATGGACATTCTACAATGTACACTTGGATCTTAAGCACAGGTTGGTGGAAGAGCCGAGCCCCGATCAACCCTGATGCTGTCGTTGTAATTGCCGTTCTGTGCACAATCTTAATCTGTGGTTTTATTTATATCAACAG CAGATTGAAACCCTTGGAATCACTGAGAAAACGAACCGAAAGATCCACCAGATTAACCCTCATAGTCGCAATCGTTTACTGCCTATGGTGCGCGATTCAGGTTTATTTGGTTAAACCTCCTCGACCAGCCGTCGGGGAAGAGGCTGATCTTGGAGTTCTAGTGTTTCTTGGTATTTACTTTTTCTTGCCTCAGTGGCTGTGCATTCTTTCAATGAATCCAAAGGAGTTTCAAGATTCAACTGAGCAACTTCCACTTTAG